One window of the Felis catus isolate Fca126 chromosome E3, F.catus_Fca126_mat1.0, whole genome shotgun sequence genome contains the following:
- the CE3H16orf54 gene encoding transmembrane protein C16orf54 homolog — protein sequence MPSTPEQPSGHVEGLPESELVTWPPLPCGPCIPIMLALACLAALFLVTTAVLAERLFRRSLHPDPSNRAPTLVWRPGGELWIEPRGTPRERSEDWYGSAVPLLMDGAPDPPISGGTLEARATAPPAPIAPLSPPSSLGLQSPPRAPVRSTFWGPQALEERPYAPGLVSWAEPEQRPEASMHLGSPQTRRQRLGSSDLEWGLQPRVTLEQISAFWRREGRTSVGF from the coding sequence ATGCCTTCAACTCCAGAGCAGCCCTCTGGGCATGTGGAGGGACTCCCTGAGTCGGAGCTGGTTACATGGCCCCCGCTGCCCTGTGGGCCCTGCATCCCCATCATGCTGGCCCTGGCCTGCCTCGCCGCCCTCTTCCTCGTAACGACAGCTGTGTTGGCCGAACGCCTCTTCCGCCGCTCTCTGCACCCAGACCCCAGCAACCGTGCACCCACCCTGGTCTGGCGCCCCGGAGGAGAACTGTGGATCGAGCCCAGGGGCACCCCCCGAGAGCGCTCAGAAGACTGGTATGGCTCTGCGGTCCCCTTGCTGATGGATGGGGCCCCAGACCCTCCCATCTCTGGAGGCACCTTAGAGGCCCGAGCCACAGCCCCACCTGCCCCTATagccccactctcccctcccagcTCCTTGGGCCTCCAGAGCCCACCCAGGGCCCCAGTCCGCAGCACCTTCTGGGGGCCCCAGGCCTTGGAGGAGAGGCCCTATGCTCCGGGTCTGGTGAGCTGGGCTGAGCCTGAACAGAGGCCAGAGGCCAGCATGCACCTGGGGAGCCCCCAGACCCGGAGGCAGCGGCTAGGGAGCTCTGATCTGGAGTGGGGCCTCCAACCTCGGGTCACCCTGGAGCAGATCTCTGCTTTCTGGAGGCGTGAAGGTCGGACCAGCGTGGGGTTCTGa
- the LOC105261304 gene encoding zymogen granule membrane protein 16, which translates to MLTITLLALVCASASANAIQARSSSYNGEYGGGGGERFSHSGYQLEGPITAIRIRVNRYYIVGLQVRYGKVWSDYVGGTQGDLEEIFLHPGESVIQVSGKYKYYLRKLVFVTDKGRYLPFGKDTGTSFNAVPLYPNTVLRFISGRSGALINAIGLHWDVYPSDCGSC; encoded by the exons ATGTTGACCATTACTCTTCTTGCCCTTGTCTGCGCATCAGCCTCAGCCAATGCCA TTCAGGCTAGGTCCTCCTCCTACAATGGAGAGTATGGAGGCGGTGGAGGCGAGCGATTCTCCCATTCTGGTTACCAGCTGGAGGGTCCCATCACTGCCATCCGTATCCGGGTCAACAGATACTACATCGTAGG CCTCCAGGTGCGCTATGGCAAGGTGTGGAGCGACTATGTGGGTGGCACCCAGGGAGACCTGGAGGAGATTTTCCTGCACCCCGGGGAGTCAGTGATCCAGGTGTCTGGCAAGTACAAGTACTACCTGAGGAAGCTCGTCTTTGTGACTGACAAGGGCCGGTACCTGCCTTTTGGGAAAGACACAGGCACGAGTTTCAATGCTGTCCCCTTGTACCCCAACACCGTGCTACGCTTCATCAGCGGCCGATCTGGTGCCCTCATCAATGCCATCGGCCTGCACTGGGACGTCTATCCCAGCGACTGTGGCAGTTGCTGA